Proteins encoded by one window of Rhinolophus ferrumequinum isolate MPI-CBG mRhiFer1 chromosome 13, mRhiFer1_v1.p, whole genome shotgun sequence:
- the LOC117033287 gene encoding 60S ribosomal protein L32-like produces the protein MAVLRPLVKPKIVKKRTKKFIWHQSDRYVKIKRNWRKPRGIDNRERRRFKGQILRSNIGYRSNKKTKHMLPRGFRKFLVHNVKELEVLLMCNKSYCAEIAHNVSSKKHKAIVERAAQLALRVTNPNAWLHSEENE, from the coding sequence ATGGCTGTCCTCAGACCACTCGTGAAGCCCAAGATCGTCAAAAAGAGGACCAAGAAGTTTATCTGGCACCAGTCAGACCGATATGTCAAAATTAAGCGTAACTGGCGGAAACCCAGAGGCATTGACAACAGGGAGCGCAGAAGATTCAAGGGACAGATCTTGAGGTCCAACATTGGTTATCggagtaacaagaaaacaaagcacatgtTGCCCAGGGGCTTTCGGAAGTTCCTGGTCCACAATGTCAAAGAGCTTGAAGTGCTGCTGATGTGCAACAAATCTTACTGTGCTGAGATTGCTCACAACGTCTCCTCAAAGAAACACAAAGCCATTGTGGAAAGAGCAGCCCAGCTGGCCCTCAGAGTCACCAATCCCAATGCCTGGCtgcacagtgaagaaaatgaatag